Proteins encoded within one genomic window of Patescibacteria group bacterium:
- a CDS encoding adenylate kinase, with product MLKYKNIILFGPQGSGKGTQADILAEKFGMPHISTGEIFRQEIKEHTEIGKMAEQIINAGSLMPDDVTNEIVAKRLKKEATQEGFILEGYPRNINQAKALDSVIGIDLALEVWISDDEAVMRIGGRRTCPKCGAIYHLKFKPPRQDRVCDVDSEELVIRDDDKEEAVRKRLADYHEQTEPLIDFYKEKNIYKRINGMPPISEVTESIMEVVEG from the coding sequence ATGTTAAAATACAAAAACATTATATTATTCGGTCCCCAGGGCAGCGGCAAGGGAACTCAAGCAGATATTTTGGCAGAAAAGTTTGGGATGCCGCATATTTCTACAGGCGAGATTTTTCGGCAGGAAATTAAAGAGCACACGGAAATTGGTAAAATGGCCGAGCAGATTATCAATGCCGGGAGTTTAATGCCCGATGATGTTACCAACGAAATCGTGGCCAAACGTCTTAAAAAAGAAGCTACTCAAGAAGGATTTATCCTTGAAGGTTATCCGCGTAATATTAACCAAGCAAAAGCCTTAGATAGTGTGATAGGCATTGATTTGGCTTTAGAGGTTTGGATTAGCGATGACGAGGCTGTGATGCGGATTGGAGGCAGGCGAACTTGTCCAAAATGCGGAGCGATTTATCATTTGAAATTTAAGCCGCCCAGACAGGACAGAGTGTGCGATGTTGACAGCGAGGAACTGGTAATCCGGGATGATGATAAGGAAGAAGCAGTGCGCAAGCGGCTTGCTGATTATCACGAGCAAACAGAACCGTTGATTGATTTTTATAAAGAAAAAAATATATACAAAAGGATTAATGGCATGCCGCCGATATCGGAAGTGACGGAAAGTATTATGGAAGTTGTTGAAGGGTGA
- the map gene encoding type I methionyl aminopeptidase has translation MIIIKTQKEIELMQEGGKVLAQVLKKVIQAVKPGVTTIELDKLARKLIKDAGGEPSFLNYNNFPCALCTSIDDAVVHGIPKKDEIVKNGNIIGLDLGLKYKNYYTDMAVTLAVGRVSKIGRKLIKTASRALDIGMEQVKPGNHVGDIGAAIQQYTESQGFSVVRDLVGHGVGKDVHEQPRVANFGITGTGEKIEAGMTLALEPMICEKGYQVKTTPDKWTVVTVDGGLAAHFEHTVVVTESGCEILTC, from the coding sequence ATGATTATAATCAAAACTCAAAAAGAAATAGAATTAATGCAGGAAGGTGGAAAGGTTTTGGCTCAAGTGTTAAAAAAAGTAATCCAAGCAGTTAAACCGGGGGTTACTACTATTGAATTAGATAAGTTAGCTCGAAAGTTAATTAAAGACGCGGGTGGGGAGCCCAGTTTTTTGAATTATAATAATTTTCCTTGCGCTTTGTGTACTTCAATTGATGATGCGGTGGTTCATGGAATTCCTAAAAAAGATGAAATAGTCAAAAATGGCAATATCATTGGTCTTGATTTGGGTTTAAAATATAAAAATTATTATACTGATATGGCAGTAACATTGGCCGTGGGCAGAGTTTCAAAAATTGGACGAAAGTTGATTAAAACCGCGAGCAGAGCTTTGGATATTGGTATGGAGCAAGTAAAACCCGGCAACCATGTCGGTGATATTGGTGCGGCAATTCAGCAGTATACTGAATCGCAAGGATTTTCAGTGGTTAGAGATTTAGTGGGACACGGAGTAGGCAAGGATGTCCATGAGCAGCCTAGGGTTGCGAATTTTGGTATCACGGGAACTGGCGAGAAAATAGAAGCTGGCATGACTTTAGCCTTAGAGCCCATGATTTGCGAAAAAGGTTATCAGGTTAAAACCACTCCAGATAAGTGGACCGTGGTGACGGTGGACGGGGGATTAGCCGCGCATTTTGAACACACCGTGGTGGTGACTGAAAGTGGCTGTGAGATTTTGACATGTTAA